The nucleotide window TAAAGCTGGGGAAGTTGTTATGTAAACGGTCGACCCAAACCCACAGTGTACAGCTATGAATTCTCTCCCTGCCCTGTTCATAGCAGCAGTCCTATCCCCACACACAGCAATGGGATAGCAGAACCAAGAAATAAGGGTGATCCTCTCCAACCTTACTTGCCCAATGTATGCATGACCTGTCTGCAGAGCATGACACTTTACAGACTGTGATATTTTACTGGGTCAGTTGCTTtcttgtaatttgtttttaagatggGGCCTCTAAGAGTGAGAGAGGAGTCAGAAGTTCATTGCAGAAGCTGGATGTGGAAATGTGTGAGTCACCCTTCAGTCTCATTTTTAGTTCAAGCAGCACAGTGCAAGGTTATGTGCAAGAGTTGTCTGCAGTGTGGGATCTGAACTCAAACAAGCCACAAACAGGCCTTGAAAAAGCCATTTGTGCACCTGCCTCTGAAAAGGGAAGTCTCTATCTGCCCTGTCCTTCACGGCATCCTGAGTCCTGCTGGCTGCTAATATGCACAGTTTTTGAAGATCTCCCAAGGCAAAGTATTAAATGCCCAAATCACACAGTCATTAAATCGctaagcagaagcagcagcagcaaactgaCCTGCTGCGtagttgaaaacattttaaaatgtcctCCCAAAAATCCTCAATTGTGACACCTTACCAGAAATGTAACTCATGCATTGCCACATCAGCTAGGACTTCATTTCTGTGTCCTGCAGGGAAGCCCTGCTTCTATTCACAGAAGTAGTGGTATCAATTGGGATCAACGCTAATCATCTGAGTGATGTCAAGGACTGGATTTTACCCTAAATGGCAAAGAGAAGATTTGACATCCGAAAATATGTAAAGAGATACTGAATATCTGTATTGCTGGCTCAGTGTTTGGGTACAAACTGTGACAGGGGTGCCATTCTGCTGGAATAGGCATCTAGCAAAGCAATATGGTTTGTTTTAATGACAGTTTCCACTGCAGCCCAGTATAAGTGTAAGCACTATTTAGATGCAGCAGTATGTGGGTGTCTTTGCTCCTTCCAGCATTCTCACTTGGTCTGAATGAGACAGGCGGTCTCATTATCATTTATGCAGTGTGAGCTGTAATTTGGATTGATGTGACTGCTGTTCAATGCAAAGCATTCATTTCTCCTTGTACAATGGAAGTGCTTTACTTCATTTTGTTCATCAATGTATTGTGCAATTAATTCAGCCCTGTTTATTATATTCTGGGCTTGTATGTCACGGACTCAGGGGACTCAGAAATGCCTTAATGATCTCATGGATATGAAAACAATGAGAGTTGTGATAGACATGATGCATTTGCACGTCTCTCACACCTATTGGATCTTGACACTGGTTGTTTTTTATGTCTGCTTAGCTTTGCTTGTACCTTGTAAATTGCCTCTCTGTGTAAGCTGCTGCCTCTGTTCCCTTCTTAGTTCTGATAGCTCAAAGCATCACAAACGTGGTGAGAAAGATAGCAGCAAGTTAAAGACTGCGGGGAGAAGCAGATAACTCCAGAGGCTGGAAATAGGATACAGAGATTTTCTTAACTAGACTGGTTCAGGTGAGTTCAGCTCACTGCAATTAATATCCAGCAATTAACTGCTTTACATGAAAGATTTTGGTAGTATGCCTAGTGCAAATCAAGTTAAAATCTAATGCACGGCTGTTTCCATAAAAATGGGGCTAATAAGGcagaaatgctttcctttgcttcttcAGAATGCTGTTCCTTTGGTGGGCAGGGTGATAGCAGTGGGGAAGTGTAGGCATTAGTATGGTAGCTCCTGCTCTCCCTGTTTGGCCCACAGAGATAAAGGCAAGCTCAGTGCTCACAGTTCTACTCTTCTTGTCACTCACTTGGGGTCTAGCCCAAAGATAACTAATGACTGCAGCTGCCGTGCTATCTTTGAGTTGTGTCCTGCCTGCAGAGCCAAGAGCAATGAAAGCATcagctctgcacaaatgcaTGTGTCACCAATAGAGACTTTCTGAATaagcagtgaggaagagcatACAGAAGTTGTCTCGGCTCTGCAAACTCCCATTTAGATCCCAGGGGGAAATCAGCAAGCAGAAGCATCATTTGGATTGAAAGGGTCACTGAAGACAttttgcagtgctggagagaAAGCTCACTGCAAAACATATGGCGAGATGATTTGGGGAGTGGGGAGGGTTAATATGGTATATTTTCAGATAAATCTAAAAATTCCTTTCTGAGCTCAGCAAAAAAGAGCTACTCTTGtgtttttctaaaatgtaaCAAGAGATTTTCTTGTACAATTGAAGGATTACTTCAAGATTGATGCTCTAGAAAACACATGGATATGTCATAAATGAGTTTATGGGGAACATGTGATACTCAgaacattcacagaaaaaaaacagccctCATTCCTCCAGATTGAAAGAATATACGtgaaagcaatgttttctttatgtaGCAGAGTCTGTCTGGCACAGACACGAACAATTTAGTATAGCATGGGTTTGAAATTGAAGCACTTTCACACCCCATGGATTGACAACAGGGTAATTACCAGAGGAGGGGGGGAAGAGAGGGTTTCAGTAAAACACCCCCAGCTAAAATGAATGCAGACTATTACAGACCTGAGAGATAATGATTCCCAAGTGTTTTAATTTGTGCTTCCCCTCCTTGTCTCCCTTGCAGTCATCATTTTGGCAACTGCCAGCAACATCCCTAACACACTCAGCAGCATtcacagagcaggcagctgctgagaTGATTATGTCAAATCAGCACTCTGTCCTCTCTTTTCCACGTCTAATGATTCTCACCCTTGGAGAAGTGCTTTAAATGATGCATACACCTCAGGCTCATTGTGAGGCTGCTAAAAGCAGTAGCTGCAGAGCAGGACTTTGGGTGGGACCCTGTCATTCACCTGACTTGCATGCATGCACTGCAATTATCTTTCAAAATGACTCCACAGAGCCCTGCTGTTCCTTTTTTGGGCCTGGCCCAAAGTCCTTTCTAGACAACAGAAAAACCTTCCAAGAGCTGTGGATTAAGCTCTCTGAGGGCAGGAGAGAAGCTCAGTTTGTGTGAATTCTTAATTTGAGTTTCTCAAACAATCCATTGAAAAGAACACACAAAACAAGGCTTGCCTGACGTTTGCCTCCCTCTGCCTTATTCAGAGCTCATGCCCCCAAAGGCAGAACTGTCACTGATCGCGTTGCAACTGCGAGATgcatggaaggaaggaaggaaggggaaatgTGCTAAATGTAACCTAGTGGTACTATTGCTGCCACTGCTGTCGTGCTGctgagccagcagagctgcacttaAAAGCTTTCCTGTGCTCAGAAGTGGGTTGGACTTGCACAAACATTGCCCCTGGGTTTTATGTCATGGGCTGATCCTGCGTTCTATATCTTGGCACATTATTTACTCAACAGCTTTCATTTGCACTGCAGCCGTGAAGTCAGTCATATATCTGGCAGAGACATAAATCAGGTTGCCTGATTCTGCTCACACTGCTGTGGCAGTGCAGCATGCTCTGCCCTGtctgctgctcctttctgcttctcctctgcAGCATCACAGTTTGATTCAGAAGGAACAAGTCTCAGTCATGAGCTCTCCTACTGAAACCCCAATCTGAGCAATCAGTACAATAATCTTGTAGCTCAGTTCGTTATAATTAACTCAATTTTTACTGTCCTTAGACATTTAACTAATCCCAGCAATTAAGAATCAGCTGTTCTCTATATTCAGAGTTAACAGTGGAcctaaagcagaaaaagcaaagggtCCCCTATTGAAGTCTAAAACCTCCGGCTTAAAATTCAGACTTGCTTTTATTACAACAAAGTCTTGTTTGCCCAGAATCCTAGAGGAATATGGGGCAATGAATACCTGCATCGCCAAGGATAAAGATCCTTGCCAAATTTCCAGCTTTCTTTTACTTGCACTGTTCCTAACAGACCTCAGCTCCAATATCAGAAAGCACCGCAATATCAAAACTTGGCTTTGATAAAAGACTGTGCATGTGGTTCTTATTGCTGTCACACAGACCAGGATTTGAGAGCTCTGCAATTGACTGTGATCAATTAAAGCCTTTTTCCATTTATGCTTTCACTGACAATAGCACTGGCAGTACCACCTACTGTTCTGCATCTGTGCTGAGGGAGGGGCTGCATTTCTCTCCCTGGGTTAACAAactgcatccctgcagccacagcatAGAGCTGTAGCCAAGCCACCATTCCTTACTCCAAATTTTTGGGCTGAGATTGTTGTGCTGTAATTAGAAATCAAAATAGCTCTGGCCAGATGAGCGTCAGGCTTTGCCTAAACCCTCCTTTCCAAATTGTTCTGTGCATCTCCCAGCAATACAGGTGCGCGTGGGTCAGAACTACTACTGAATCCACAGCGAATCTCTGTAGTCATGACTGGGCAGCCATCATATCAGAGACACAAACCATTATGCCAGGAAGCACCTGAGTGAGTACACAGTGTGACACTATGacagaaacagtgcaaaatggaGATCTGCCTGTCCTAATGGAACACAGCAGGGTCTAGGAAAGCAGTGTAAAGAGGATTCTGCCCAAAGCACCAGGATTACTATTTCTACTCCTCTGAGCCCTCCTGGCTCCTGCCCCATCCTCAGGTGCAGCTGAAGAAGCAGAAGGGTTCCACAAAGAGTATCTATCATAGCTTTATTTACACATCGTGGAAACACACATGCAACATGTCACAGGATTCACTACAGTGGAACAGCCTGTCCCTATCTCCTGTTACCAAAAACCTCGTTTTTGGCTCACTAGGAAAACTATCACTTCCCCAGAAAGCTcctaaaaataatcattaaaaataacagaCTTGGCAGGATAACTAATGAgtgagagctgcaggcagggatgtCTTGCCACATCCTTgcagaaaccaggtcattctATGGGAGCAGGAGAGAAGGGTAGGAGTGGCAGTGAATGCTTTCAAAGAAGACAGGTAGGAAGTGGTAGCATGTAACTGCTGGGGAGTATCAGTCTGTAGCAGTAAACAGAGGGGGGAAGGAGAGCTCTGTCAGGGGGTCCCTCCTCACCCAGGCAGCTTCTGCTTTGTCTCCCCTTCTTTGTCTCCCTATTAGCTTCCAGTTCTCTAAGAACCTTTGATCCCTAAGGAGTGTCTGCCTTTCTTCTCAAGCAACTGTTGAGAGGGAAAGCTTAAGCTCCTGTGCCTCCTGACCTGAAGGATCTTTCCTATCTTGCTATCAGACTGGCAATCACGATCGTCTCCAACTAACTGGGAGAGGGGGACCCAGAGGACAGGAATGTGctgagggaagggaggagaaatgCAGTCCTGGTTTGGGAAAGGCTGAGACCACCCTAGAGTTAACGCCAGCCTCAGTTCTATTGGAGCCTGGCCTGCAGCTTCAATCATTCGCTTGACTTTTTCTCTAATCCTCACTGCTAGGTGTAGGCAGTTTGACTCCAGCTACCGAGCATCCAGGCAGGAGATAAAGTCCCACCCTCCTAAACGTTAATGAATGATCCCTGCTCTCCGTTGGCCGACTCAGGCTCCACACAGCGCCCTTTCCTTCGGGTCACCCTTCGGTTCCGGTGGAATTTGGCGTAGCAGCGTAGCCctgtaaaaaaacaacagcaaacagcaggCATGGTGAGAGGGTAAGGTCTCATTAAACGCTGAACACAGCTCCCAGCCTCAGCTCATGACAGAACCcgcagcagtggggctggtcCCAGTACTGGGAAGCCTGGGCTGTGCCAAAGGAGGTGGCAGACATGCCTCGCACGGGCAGGGCGCGTTGCTTTCTGAGCCCTGCTATTCTGCTTGGCTCACTGTTCTGGTCTGGGATTCATTGGCTCTGGCAGAAAGCTTCATTGGCTTTTTGAAATACCAATGAATTATCCCAATTGTTTCCAGTGATTTTATGGAAGCCCTGCTTGGTTTCCCCCTATTACTTCCCATTACTGTCTAAGTGATCTCTCCATCGGGAAATTACTGCAGACATAATGTGCAGCACCGACGGCTGGGGAGCTCCCcttgctatttgtttttctgaagcttCAAGAGAGGAGGGAAGAGACTGACGTGCTGTTACTGGGAGGTCTGATCCAAAGCTCACTGCTCATCTCTTTCACTTTATTTTGGATGCTAGAAACGCAGGGTCTGAAGGAAGCTATCAGAGATAGCATTGATGAATACttggagggaggaaaaaaaaaaaaaaggattttatttgTTATAAAACCCTTCAGGACATGGTCTCCCATGGCAGGGGAAGGCAATGGGAGCCTCTGGTCAGGTTAACTCATCAGTTTCTGGTACTGATTTACTTTGTCATGCCTACCCAATGGTGCTTgtcccacccctggaggtgcccaaggccagatAGGGCCTGGGTGGCCTGGGCTGGTGGGGGGCAatcagcccacagcagggggttggagctctATGGTCTTTAATGTTCCctccaacttaagccattctatgattctactgtCTGACTTTGTTCCAACTGAGGCAGGTGGCCAGATGGAGTGCAAGCAATGCACACGAAAGTTTTGATTTTCAGTAGTCCAGGATCTGGTTATAGCAGTTCTTGGCAGGAACTGATTTGATCGTTCTCGAAACTGAAAATCTTTTTACTTCCAGAGCAGACAACAGATAGCAACAGTGCCAGCACCCCCACAGTGGGGGAGGCTGAGGATTTATGGCTGCAATAATGAGACAGCCCATAAGCTGTCCTTGAGTACTTGTACACAGGAGACCCATCCAATGTCACAGgtcactgagcagcattttGGAGTGCGTGTCCCTGGGCTATGTTGAGACCAGGCTACCTTGAAGCTGAGTTTCTGCCCCTCATTACCAGCCACCCCCAGGGCAGTTAGGCCTCCCAGGAAGAGAGCACGCAAGATCAGAGCTCTGTTCTTATCTAAACATCTTATCTGGACCATATACCTCTGGGGATCTCTTTAGAGGATGCATATTTGGCATCAACACACAACTAGCTTAAACGTAAAGTAGGGCCAGAGGCAGAGTTCATTAGGCTTGCAGAAAGACTTTTTTCTGGGTTAATCTATCACAACATCCTCACTGATGAAGGCCTCCAAGTATTCCATGACACACCCAAGGTGAGAGCTATCATTTAACATTACAAATCCAGGAAAACACTCAGTTAACTGGGTGCAGTAGGTGTATGACCTGGTCAGAGCCACCAGAGTCCTTAAACACAGGTCACCCAACCTGGCAGGCAGTTTTATTCTGGCAAACAAGACCCAGTGCCTGGAGCTGATCCTGAACGTGTTCAGACTGGAAGAgtgcttttcaacatcttcatgATGTAACTGCCTATTGAGGGCTGTTGTAGATTCTCCAGAAATAGTTTTAAGAAACAGAAGTCTGAGTCCTGCCCACACCTACTGAATTGCTACatattcatttgaaattaaCTCAGAAAAGCCATACGAGGCATAAAGTAATGTGAAGCAAGGGTAGTAATACAGTGTCACATACAGCGTGTGGGACTTCAAAGCACCACTgagttgtttattttctgtggctTCTTCTGTTAGATAGATatcaagagagaaaacaagataTCCCAGATGACTCATTAGTCACATCACGAGTCGGTGTCAAGGAATGGCTAAGAACAGCAGGGCTGTCTGCAAACACTGCCCAGTCAACTCAGCCAACTACTGAGACAGCAGGAAGCAGGGGAGCGAGGAGCTGCTCACCTTCTGTGCACATACAGTCATCGTAACATTTGTTGTTGAGGCCTCGGTTGTGTGGTTTGCAGAGGTGCTCACGCAAGTCACAGCAAGAGCCTGCAACATAAGAGCATGGGTGAGCATGGCTGATTTGTCCCCTGCTAGAACTGCGACAGCTCAGTGTTACAGATGTTACCTTTGAACTGCCCTCTGCACCCCATTATTGAACAGCATTAAAATTAGGATACTTAGAGTGGAACTTGGGCTGGTCTTTAGCCATTTCTACAAACATGAGATTGGTTATCAGGCTGATCCTGACCTGGGAGGCAGTCAAGGTGGTGGTCACACGGCTCCCCTTCTGCTGATGAGGTTTCATTTCCACCACTGGAGCTCTTACTGCGGCGTTTCTCTATGGAAAAGAATTGAtgctggtagaaaatatcacaCTGCAGTATATATTTTGGAGACTAAGGTGAAAAAAAGCCTCAAACTTCACGAGTTTGAGTTCTAAACCCTTATAGTTCAGTCTCCTTTCTACTTCTCAACCCTCCACctaatcatttttcctttcctctcaaACTATCCATCCAAAATGAGAAGTGTGTTGAAACAGAGCATAAATACAAtcagctttttctctctttccccacTACAACGGCCTCTTATCCCTCAGCACGTCTGCCAACACTAACCATAGGCCAAGACTTACAGGATGACTTTTAGGAAAGAAGATGGTGAGCTCAACAGTGTGAGTTTAGCACCTTTCTTTTTAGCTGACGGCCACATTTCTGGTTTGAGGTCCTCATAATCTGTCCAGTCAAAGAGTGCCATATCTAGGGTGGGCATCACATCCCCATCTTGCCTGAGGCGGGCCTGCAAACCACAAGATACCAAAAGACAATGGATTATACTTCTGTAGTGACACTGAAGCATTTGTCAATTTTCCTCATGCTTTCAGACCTTAAGGCTTTATAATTCCTACCCCACACACACCCCCCACCTTGTCCACTGGGGATTCTTAGCATCTCATGTTTAGAATGGAAAACCTTTCTCTTGTCCCAGCTGAAATCAAGAGGGAAGCTTTCACTGTTTCCTTGTGGGGCAGGAAGGCCAGCAAGGAGCATTAGAACATGCTGCCTCTCCAGCCAAGAGCTACTGCTGCATCTCTGCTCCTGGAAGCTGAACGGAGATGGCTAGCTAAGGGAGAAGGAGggcagggaagagaagggacTAAAGGAGCAGCTTTTGGGGTGTCTGCAAGATAGAGAGCTGCTCCTGAGGAAGGGCTTTGGTGGTAGGCAAGCACTTACCTctaactgaaaaagaagaaactggaCCTTAGCTGCAGGAGATTGCTGTCTGTATCAGAGGTACAGTGCAGTTACCAGTGGTCTCTTTACCTGTGACCGCGGCGACGTGGCTGGAAGAACAGGAGGCTCTTCTGTGGAAACGACCAGATCCAGGGCAGTGACGGGAAGCACGGTGGGGGTCAGGCTGGTCGCTTCCTCTGCCTGGAGGTTTTGAAACTGTTGCTCGAAGCTTTCAGGTTTCTTGTACAGGGAGCTTGGCCCAACAGCAGCCTTCCCTGCAGAGGACAACAGGTGCACAGCATGAGCTTTGTCATCCCTTTCCTCTCTGCACGCCAtggaaaaatgtgaattaaagGAATCTTTGCTTCCAACCAGCCACTGCCTTATTTTCTACCACCCTGAGCTGCTGTTGAGACCGGTGTCAGTCAGTCCCAAACTGTCTGCACCTTGATTCTTACACACTGACATCACAGCATCTTCAAGAAGGTGCAGTTCTGTATTTCTCATGCTTAAGAATCAATGGATTTCCTCCTAAAGGAAATGCAAATCTCCAAGATTTCTTGGAGCTATAGACGTAGCAAGCCAATTCTTTTTGGCTGGTCTTGGGAATACAAAATGCATCCTTTAAGCCATTTTTAAAGCTGCTGCAAATTCCTGAAACACATCCTTACCTCATTTTAAGAGTGGGCAATTTCTATCTAGCTCAAGTTAGAACCTCCttaacttaaaatgaaaaaaaaaccaaccaaaaactTCACAGCTTGATCCATGCTTTTGCAAAGAATTAATTTCAACGTAGACCTTAGGTTAAGCCAAAGGTACTGGGCCTGTTTTGCAGTCTGCAATTAAGGCTTCAAGCCAGCTTTGTTGCACGCTCTTTCTATATTGCTTAATGCAAGTTGTTCAGTCAGTCCCCTGAGAAAACAACAGAGCTCTTCTTACTGATGCAGGGAGGAGTGATAGCTGGAAGGCAGGGAGACTGACACCCAACTTGTCAAATGGTGCAGATGGGCATGGACTGCCTGGCTTTAAGAGCACTAAAGATTTACTGCTGTGAGGACACCGTACCGCAGAGACCCCCACAAGTTGACCTGCGAAGGGAAGCAGTCCAGTCAAAAACTTTTAGCAACATTTCTAACAATGCTGTAAAGTAATTATGCAATCTCACATGTGGAAAAGCTACATTTGTCATAGTTTGCCATCAACTCAGAAGAATACAAGTTGTGATGAGAAGAAACTGATCTTCAAGCTAAGTAGActtttctaattattatttCCAGTTCTTGTCATGTTTTGAAGTCAGTGGAGAGATTGAGCATGGCTTGGTCTTTTTTCATCCTAAATTGAActatttgcttaaaaaataaataaataataaaataaaataaaaaaagcaacaacaaagcaGGCCACCCCAAACCAACCCCTCTAGTCCTAGGCACTTCCAGAGCTCTCCCCTATAAGGCAAACGAGGTCAATTTCAGAAAATTGCAGCCAGCAGTATAAGCCTACAGTTCTGGAGTTGCCTTTTTTCTTGTGCCTCTTTTGTTTGGCAGATTTCTCCCCAGAGCAGGCACACACCCCACGTTCTCCGCACACTCAACCACAGCTACATCTTCTTGCCCTCATTACAAGTGAGCCAACAGCCTCAGCCTCCCATGAAGGTAGAatggttggagttggaagggaccctaaaggccatcaggtccaacccctgcactgagcagggacacccacagctccatcagagcCCCATTCCCTGACCGTGGGTGCCTGcatcacctctctggacagcctatgcagtgcctcactgccctcactgcaaaaaacttcttccttctatCCAATCTAATTGCCCCCTCTTTTAGTCTGACCCCATTTCCCCTTGGTCCCCTCATACCTCTGTGGTGTTTCAGCCTGTCCCTGCGGCTGTGCCGTCGCTGCTCTCGgttctgcttctttcctctctcagaCCCAGGGGACTGATTCTCTGGGAGCTCAAAGCCCAGGAACACATCCTTATCCTTATcctgtttcagtgctgctggctggccAAGTGGCACCAGCTCCTCCATGGCTGGAGCTCCGCTGCCCACTCGGAAGGCCTCTTCCCCAGCCGGTTGCCCTCTAGCAGGCAGAGCAAGGACCCTGCCTTTCTTGGCCAAGCCATGCTTGTGCTGGTGCCCACTCCTGGGATGCTGAAGCCACATCTCTTGGTTTTGAAAGTGGTTGTTGTTCTCATTTTTGAGCTTCATGTCAGTGTCCAAGGAGATGGCAAAGGCGATGtcagaaagaagcagcacaCACAGGAAAAGAGACGGAGGGAAGAAGGTGGAGGAAGCTGCCATAATCCTGGGGCCTCTGTGTCACCTGCAATTCAAATCAAGAGCGACAACACAAATGAAGCAACCAACTTGTAGGAACCGTAAGGGCAACCAAAATTCAACTCAGACACTTGAGATGTCCAGATGTCATCCAAAAAGAGTTGGATGAGAGTTTTTTCCGTCCTTGGTTATCTCCTGTGCCAGCCGGGCTTACAGCAGCTGAGACCCACgtgcagggcctgcagggataAGAGGTCCCAGTTTCATGTGCAAATGAGGGCCATCAATCAGCAGGACACTTTCCTTTGATGGCTGAGCAGCCCCCTGCCCTCCCACTCACTGCCTGCCATCTGAGGGCTGCACAGCACCAGCTGTCGGCTGGGGCACTCGGCTGCCACGTTGGCATCCTCAGCCTGCCTGGCAGCGGCCCCAACACAGCTGGTTTCCTTGCAATGAAGACGTCAAGACGAACAGAACCGGAGGCAGATGGTGGCTTCGCAGGACCAGCAACAGCAAGAGCCCTGAGCAGCTCAAGGCGTGGACGCACACACCGCCTGAAAGTGggcaaggaaagagaaaatacgGGATGGGTTGGGCTGCGTCTCTGCAGTgtagcagaaaaacaaatctgctgctgtcagcagagcaGGGGATACTGGTCAAGGGGCAGGAAGGCAAGCTGAACGCCCTATGGCTCATTCCACTGCTCTCCCTGAGCCTGCAAAGTCACTTCACCTCGTCCCACCAAGTGACACCTGCACAGGGAGGGCAATCTAAGTCCAAAGAACTCTCAGTAAGCGGCTGCAGAGCATTCTCATCCATTCTGCTTCAGTGGAGGATTTTCACAGGTCTTTTTTCATCCCTGTGTTTGTGTTATGAGATGTGGCTTTGGGACATTGCACCGGTTAGAGACTTCTCTAATTTAGTTTTTCTTTGCCTGTCCTTTCTAAAGAAAACTTCCGGGTAGCTTTCTTGGAGTGTTCCTCTCAGTCTGGGCGGCTCAACCCCCTCCACCAACCTCTCCTGCACCCCAGGCCTCGGTTGCCACTGATGGCCATCGTTCTGTTCACCAAGTGATCCACTCTGTTGCCTAATTGCAATGGCTTGTGCCCCTTCCTCCAGGTGCTCTGCTGCTCCATGTCACCTGTGAAGGGAAGCAGGTAATTCTGCTCAACTACACATCAGCAGATTCTGCCTTTGCAAGATGCATCTCTGCTATTGCTTAGAGACTGGGAGCAAACTTTCGGTCTGTATCTCCTCTGGAGAgaagcaggcagcacagagggcTTTCCTTCCACGTGGGGTGTGAAAATGAGGTCCTTCCACTGGCCACAAAGCCAACAAAGTGTGAGGTGAGGGCTGATCTAGGAGCTGCTCATTTCCTGCAGGCGTAGTGCTATGGAATAGCATTTTATTGACAGCTACCTGGCACAAAGGAAAACCAGACTGACAGCTAAATATATTATCAACGCACCTCAAGTTCCTGCTTCTCACCAATGTAACAAATAGCAGCCAAGCACAACCCAAACCCTGCATCCGCAGCCTTTGTCTTTTTGAGGGATTTTCTCTGTAAGAACCGGCACAGACCAGCCGGATCAAG belongs to Meleagris gallopavo isolate NT-WF06-2002-E0010 breed Aviagen turkey brand Nicholas breeding stock chromosome 23, Turkey_5.1, whole genome shotgun sequence and includes:
- the DRAXIN gene encoding draxin, which translates into the protein MAASSTFFPPSLFLCVLLLSDIAFAISLDTDMKLKNENNNHFQNQEMWLQHPRSGHQHKHGLAKKGRVLALPARGQPAGEEAFRVGSGAPAMEELVPLGQPAALKQDKDKDVFLGFELPENQSPGSERGKKQNREQRRHSRRDRLKHHRGKAAVGPSSLYKKPESFEQQFQNLQAEEATSLTPTVLPVTALDLVVSTEEPPVLPATSPRSQARLRQDGDVMPTLDMALFDWTDYEDLKPEMWPSAKKKEKRRSKSSSGGNETSSAEGEPCDHHLDCLPGSCCDLREHLCKPHNRGLNNKCYDDCMCTEGLRCYAKFHRNRRVTRRKGRCVEPESANGEQGSFINV